A genomic region of Ensifer adhaerens contains the following coding sequences:
- the ptsP gene encoding phosphoenolpyruvate--protein phosphotransferase, whose product MRDLSAGPRVLLKRLRELMAEPLEPQERLDRIVRQIAQNMVAEVCSVYVLRSDGVLELYATEGLNKAAVHLAQLKMGQGLVGTIAASARPLNLSDAQSHPAFTYLPETGEEIYHSFLGVPILRTGRALGVLVVQNKAMRNYREDEVEALETTAMVLAEMVATGELKKITKPGLELDLSRPVSIEGNSYGEGIGLGYVVLHEPRIVVTNLLNEDTDQELQRLAEALGSLRISIDDMLSRREVSMEGEHRAVLETYRMFAHDRGWVRKLEEAIRNGLTAEAAVERVQSETKARMIRLTDPYLRERMHDFDDLANRLLRQLSGYGAKLSASDFPNDAVIVARAMGAAELLDYPRENVRGLVLEEGAVTSHVVIVARAMGIPVIGQATGAVALAENRDAIIIDGDDAKVHLRPLADLQRAYEEKVRFRARRQAQFRALKDVEPLTRDGKRITLQMNAGLLVDLPHLNEAGAEGIGLFRTELQFMIASTMPKAEEQEAFYRSVLKQTGGKPVTFRTLDIGGDKVVPYFRAAEEENPALGWRAIRLSLDRPGLLRTQLRAMLRAAAGAELKLMLPMVTEVSELRIARDLLQKEIERQSKLGEQLPRKLQFGAMLEVPALLWQLDELMTEVDFVSVGSNDLFQFAMAVDRGNARVSDRFDVLGRPFLRILRDIVRAGDRHDTPVTLCGEMASKPLSAMALLGLGFRSVSMSPTAVGPIKAMLLALDAGKLGGALNAALDDTRDQRPVRQMLVDFAAENGIPV is encoded by the coding sequence ATGAGAGACCTTTCCGCAGGTCCGCGCGTTCTCCTCAAGCGGTTGCGCGAGCTTATGGCGGAACCGCTGGAGCCGCAGGAGCGCCTTGACCGTATTGTGCGCCAGATCGCGCAGAACATGGTTGCGGAAGTGTGTTCGGTCTACGTCCTGCGTTCCGACGGCGTGCTCGAACTCTACGCGACGGAAGGTCTGAACAAGGCGGCCGTCCACCTGGCGCAATTGAAGATGGGGCAGGGCCTCGTCGGCACCATCGCCGCCTCGGCGCGCCCGCTCAATCTGTCAGACGCCCAGTCACACCCGGCCTTTACCTACCTGCCGGAAACCGGCGAAGAGATCTACCACTCCTTCCTCGGCGTACCGATCCTGCGCACCGGCCGCGCGCTTGGCGTTCTCGTCGTCCAGAACAAGGCGATGCGCAACTATCGCGAGGACGAGGTCGAGGCGCTTGAGACGACTGCCATGGTTCTCGCCGAGATGGTGGCAACCGGCGAGCTCAAGAAGATCACCAAGCCGGGTCTCGAACTCGATCTCTCGCGCCCGGTCTCGATCGAAGGCAACAGCTACGGCGAAGGCATCGGCCTCGGTTATGTCGTCCTGCACGAACCGAGGATCGTCGTCACCAACCTCCTCAACGAAGATACCGACCAGGAATTGCAGCGTCTTGCCGAAGCGCTGGGATCACTGCGCATCTCGATCGACGACATGCTGTCGCGCCGCGAGGTGTCGATGGAGGGTGAGCACCGCGCAGTGCTCGAAACCTACCGCATGTTCGCCCATGATCGCGGCTGGGTGCGCAAGCTCGAAGAGGCGATCCGAAACGGCCTGACGGCGGAAGCCGCGGTCGAGCGGGTGCAGAGCGAAACCAAGGCGCGGATGATCCGTCTGACGGACCCGTATCTGCGCGAGCGCATGCATGATTTCGACGACCTGGCCAACCGCCTGCTGCGCCAGCTCTCGGGCTACGGCGCCAAGCTTTCGGCCAGCGACTTCCCGAACGACGCAGTGATTGTCGCGCGCGCCATGGGCGCTGCCGAACTGCTCGATTATCCGCGCGAAAACGTGCGCGGCCTGGTGCTCGAAGAGGGTGCGGTCACCAGCCACGTGGTGATCGTCGCGCGCGCGATGGGCATTCCGGTGATCGGACAAGCGACCGGTGCGGTCGCGCTTGCGGAAAACCGCGATGCGATCATCATCGACGGCGACGATGCCAAGGTCCATTTGCGGCCACTCGCAGACCTGCAGCGCGCCTACGAGGAAAAGGTTCGCTTCCGGGCACGGCGCCAGGCGCAGTTCCGGGCGCTGAAGGACGTCGAGCCACTGACCAGGGACGGCAAGCGCATTACGCTGCAGATGAATGCCGGCCTGCTCGTCGATCTGCCACATCTCAATGAAGCGGGTGCCGAAGGCATCGGCCTGTTCCGCACCGAACTCCAGTTCATGATCGCCTCGACGATGCCGAAGGCGGAAGAACAGGAAGCCTTCTATCGCAGTGTGCTGAAGCAGACCGGCGGCAAGCCCGTGACTTTCCGCACGCTCGACATTGGCGGCGACAAGGTGGTTCCCTATTTCCGTGCGGCGGAAGAGGAAAACCCGGCGCTTGGCTGGCGCGCAATCCGGCTTTCGCTCGATCGCCCGGGTCTCTTGCGCACTCAGCTTCGCGCGATGCTGCGTGCGGCGGCCGGCGCCGAACTCAAGCTGATGCTGCCGATGGTCACCGAGGTCTCCGAGCTCAGGATCGCGCGCGATCTGCTGCAGAAGGAAATCGAGCGGCAGTCGAAGCTTGGTGAACAATTGCCGCGTAAGCTGCAGTTCGGCGCCATGCTCGAAGTGCCGGCGCTGCTTTGGCAGCTCGACGAACTGATGACCGAAGTGGATTTCGTCTCCGTCGGCTCGAACGACCTGTTCCAGTTCGCGATGGCTGTCGACCGCGGCAATGCTCGTGTCTCCGATCGCTTCGACGTGCTCGGCCGGCCGTTCCTCAGGATCCTGCGCGACATCGTGCGTGCCGGCGACCGGCACGATACGCCGGTGACGCTCTGTGGCGAGATGGCAAGCAAGCCGCTTTCTGCGATGGCACTGCTGGGGCTTGGGTTCCGTTCGGTGTCGATGTCGCCGACGGCGGTGGGCCCCATCAAGGCGATGCTCCTGGCGCTCGATGCGGGCAAGCTTGGTGGCGCGCTCAACGCGGCGCTGGACGACACACGCGACCAGCGACCCGTTCGCCAGATGCTGGTGGATTTCGCCGCGGAAAACGGCATTCCGGTTTAG
- the prfA gene encoding peptide chain release factor 1, which translates to MAKLPVEKMRELERRFGEIEARMSAGPAADVYVKLASEYSELQPVVTKIRAYEKATAELADITSMLADKSTDREMRDLAEMEKPEVEAAIEALEQEIQILLLPKDAADEKSAILEIRAGTGGSEAALFAGDLFRMYERYAAGKGWRVEVLSASDGEAGGFKEIIATVSGRGVFSRLKFESGVHRVQRVPETEASGRIHTSAATVAVLPEAEDIDIEIRPEDIRIDTMRSSGAGGQHVNTTDSAVRITHLPTGLVVTSSEKSQHQNRAKAMQVLRSRLYDMERQRADSERSADRKSQVGSGDRSERIRTYNFPQGRLTDHRINLTLYKLDRMMMGEIDEVVDALLADYQASQLAQLGEQRG; encoded by the coding sequence TTGGCAAAGCTTCCCGTTGAAAAGATGCGCGAACTGGAACGTCGGTTCGGTGAGATCGAGGCCCGCATGTCGGCCGGCCCGGCCGCGGACGTCTATGTCAAGCTCGCCTCGGAATACTCCGAACTGCAGCCGGTCGTGACGAAGATCCGTGCCTACGAGAAGGCGACCGCCGAACTCGCCGATATTACTTCGATGCTGGCCGACAAATCGACCGATCGGGAGATGCGCGACCTCGCCGAAATGGAAAAGCCCGAGGTCGAAGCAGCCATCGAGGCACTGGAACAGGAAATCCAGATCCTGCTTCTGCCGAAAGATGCGGCCGACGAGAAGAGTGCGATCCTCGAAATTCGCGCCGGTACCGGCGGATCGGAAGCAGCTCTCTTTGCCGGCGATCTTTTCCGCATGTACGAGCGATATGCGGCCGGCAAGGGCTGGCGCGTCGAAGTGCTTTCAGCAAGCGACGGGGAAGCTGGCGGGTTCAAGGAAATCATCGCGACGGTTTCCGGACGCGGCGTGTTCTCGCGGTTGAAATTCGAATCCGGGGTACACCGGGTGCAGCGCGTGCCGGAGACCGAAGCGAGCGGGCGCATTCATACGTCAGCCGCAACCGTCGCAGTGCTGCCCGAGGCTGAGGACATCGACATCGAGATCCGCCCCGAAGACATCCGCATCGACACGATGCGCTCGTCGGGTGCCGGCGGTCAGCACGTCAACACGACGGATTCGGCGGTGCGCATCACCCACCTTCCGACCGGGCTCGTCGTCACCAGCTCGGAAAAGTCGCAGCACCAGAACCGTGCGAAGGCGATGCAGGTTCTGCGCTCGCGCCTCTACGACATGGAGCGCCAGCGCGCCGACAGCGAACGCTCGGCCGACCGCAAAAGTCAGGTGGGCTCGGGCGACCGCTCCGAGCGTATCCGTACTTACAACTTCCCGCAGGGACGCCTGACCGACCACCGCATCAACCTGACGCTCTACAAGCTCGATCGGATGATGATGGGTGAAATCGACGAAGTTGTTGACGCATTGCTTGCCGACTATCAGGCGAGCCAGCTGGCGCAACTCGGCGAGCAGCGGGGCTGA
- a CDS encoding linear amide C-N hydrolase yields MLGQTMAEACTRLVYLGPDDNVITARSMDWKNDVATNLWVLPRGIERNGQAGPNSFKWTAKYGSVVATGYDVSTTDGVNEAGLNANLLWLVESEYPDFNDKSKPGLTIAAWAQYVLDSFATVEEAVAALEKEPFTIVTDNVPGENRLTTLHLSLSDKTGDSAIFEYIGGKQVIHHGRQYQVMTNSPTFDQQLALNAYWKQIGGTVMLPGTNRASDRFARASFYVNAIPKDENVDRALASVFSVIRNASVPYGINTPEEPNISSTRWRTVVDHKRLLYFFESALTPNTFWVDLKKIDFAKATGKVMKLDLGDNQDHTYSGDATGDFKPAEAFKFLGLQM; encoded by the coding sequence ATGCTTGGTCAGACAATGGCCGAAGCCTGCACCCGGCTCGTCTATCTCGGCCCTGATGACAACGTCATCACCGCCCGATCGATGGACTGGAAAAACGATGTCGCCACCAATCTCTGGGTGCTGCCGCGCGGCATCGAACGCAATGGCCAGGCCGGCCCCAACTCGTTCAAGTGGACGGCGAAGTATGGCAGCGTCGTTGCCACTGGCTATGACGTCTCCACCACCGATGGCGTCAACGAGGCCGGGCTGAATGCCAACCTCTTGTGGCTGGTCGAATCCGAGTACCCTGACTTCAATGACAAATCAAAGCCGGGCCTGACGATTGCCGCATGGGCGCAATATGTGCTCGACAGCTTCGCAACGGTCGAAGAGGCGGTCGCAGCGCTCGAGAAAGAGCCTTTCACGATCGTCACCGACAATGTGCCGGGCGAAAACCGGCTGACGACGCTGCATCTTTCACTCTCGGACAAGACCGGCGACAGCGCCATTTTCGAATATATCGGCGGCAAGCAGGTGATCCATCACGGTCGCCAATACCAGGTGATGACCAATTCTCCGACCTTCGATCAGCAGCTGGCCCTGAACGCCTACTGGAAGCAGATCGGCGGCACCGTGATGCTTCCCGGCACCAACCGCGCGTCGGACCGGTTCGCCCGCGCCTCCTTCTACGTCAATGCCATCCCAAAGGACGAGAATGTGGATCGGGCGCTCGCGAGCGTCTTCAGCGTCATTCGCAACGCGTCGGTACCCTACGGCATCAACACGCCGGAGGAGCCGAACATCTCCTCGACCCGCTGGCGTACGGTCGTCGACCACAAGCGCCTGCTGTATTTCTTTGAATCGGCGCTGACGCCGAACACCTTCTGGGTCGATCTGAAGAAGATCGACTTTGCCAAGGCAACCGGCAAGGTGATGAAGCTCGACCTCGGTGACAACCAGGATCACACCTATTCGGGCGATGCCACCGGCGACTTCAAGCCGGCCGAAGCGTTCAAGTTTCTCGGCCTGCAGATGTGA
- a CDS encoding dihydrofolate reductase family protein: MRKVIMWDMVSVDGFFEAPGHNIDWFVFEDELAAYIGESQLEADTLLFGRVTYEMMAAYWPSAEGDIATFMNGVEKFVFSRTLTSANWHRTTLVNGDATKEVERLKHLDGGTIFVFGSADFAAGLIEKGLVDEYRLGINPVLLGNGVPLFKPGTRQTKLRLTHTRPLKSGVVILHYQPETDAS, from the coding sequence ATGCGCAAGGTCATCATGTGGGACATGGTCAGCGTCGACGGCTTTTTCGAAGCGCCAGGACACAACATCGACTGGTTCGTCTTCGAAGACGAACTCGCCGCCTATATCGGAGAATCGCAACTTGAAGCGGACACTTTGCTTTTCGGCCGCGTGACCTATGAAATGATGGCCGCTTACTGGCCGTCAGCCGAGGGCGACATCGCTACCTTCATGAACGGCGTCGAGAAATTCGTCTTTTCGCGAACTCTGACATCCGCCAACTGGCACAGGACGACGCTCGTAAACGGCGACGCCACCAAGGAAGTCGAGCGCTTGAAGCACCTCGATGGCGGCACGATCTTCGTTTTCGGCAGCGCGGATTTCGCAGCAGGGCTGATCGAGAAGGGCCTCGTCGACGAGTATCGCCTGGGCATCAATCCGGTGCTTCTCGGCAACGGCGTACCCCTGTTCAAGCCGGGGACGAGGCAGACGAAACTCAGACTGACCCATACCCGCCCGCTGAAATCGGGCGTCGTCATTCTGCACTACCAGCCGGAGACGGACGCAAGCTAG
- a CDS encoding ABC-F family ATP-binding cassette domain-containing protein, whose product MALINIRNLGVSLSAPLFSNLNLSVAPGDRIGIVAANGRGKSTLLKSIAGSFDPTAGEITRSRGLTIGHVEQNVPPSVLPLSFHDAVLSALPADQAENESWRVDIVLDSLDVPEVLRRRAVSELSGGWQRLALLARVWVTDPDALLLDEPTNHLDLAKIARLEAWLNALPRDVPVLVASHDRAFLDATTNRTLFLRPEQSPIFALAYSRSRAALDEVDASEERRYQRDMKVAQQLRRQAAKLNNIGINSGSDLLTVKTKQLKQRAERLEDAAKPAHQERSAGAIRLANRGTHAKILVTLDDVQVETPDGIPLFRTGKRWICQGDRIVLLGENGAGKTRLVNLIRSAIEEPSRAPEALKATPSLVLGYSDQTLAGLSDDETPLAALSRRFSLGDQRARTLLVGAGVGVDMQEKPIGRLSGGQKARLAMLVLRLKEPNFYLLDEPTNHLDIEGQEALEAELLKHETSCLLVSHDRSFVRNVGNRFWLIEKRRLVEVEDPEDFFASAAASELG is encoded by the coding sequence ATGGCCTTGATCAATATCCGCAACCTCGGCGTCAGCCTGAGCGCACCGCTTTTTTCCAACCTCAACCTCTCGGTCGCCCCCGGTGACCGGATCGGCATCGTCGCTGCGAACGGGCGCGGCAAGTCGACCCTGCTGAAATCGATCGCCGGTAGCTTCGACCCGACCGCCGGCGAGATTACGCGCTCGCGTGGCCTGACCATCGGCCACGTCGAACAGAACGTGCCCCCCTCCGTTCTGCCTCTCTCCTTCCACGACGCCGTTCTCTCGGCGCTTCCGGCCGACCAGGCGGAAAATGAAAGTTGGCGCGTCGACATCGTTCTCGATTCCCTCGACGTGCCGGAGGTTCTGCGCCGCCGCGCGGTCTCGGAATTGAGCGGCGGCTGGCAACGTCTGGCGCTTCTCGCACGGGTCTGGGTTACTGATCCGGATGCGCTGCTGCTCGATGAACCAACCAACCATCTCGACCTTGCCAAGATCGCCCGGCTCGAGGCCTGGCTCAATGCCCTGCCGCGCGATGTGCCGGTACTGGTCGCCAGCCACGACCGCGCCTTCCTGGATGCGACCACCAACCGCACGCTGTTCCTCAGGCCCGAGCAGTCGCCGATCTTCGCGCTTGCCTACTCACGCTCGCGCGCAGCACTCGATGAGGTGGATGCGTCGGAAGAGCGGCGCTACCAGCGCGACATGAAGGTGGCGCAGCAGCTTCGCCGCCAGGCCGCCAAGCTCAACAATATCGGCATCAATTCCGGCAGCGACCTTTTGACGGTGAAGACCAAGCAGTTGAAGCAACGGGCGGAACGGCTGGAGGACGCGGCAAAACCGGCGCATCAGGAACGTTCGGCCGGCGCGATCCGCCTCGCCAACCGCGGCACGCATGCAAAGATCCTGGTGACACTCGACGACGTCCAGGTGGAAACGCCCGACGGCATACCGCTCTTCCGCACGGGGAAACGCTGGATCTGCCAAGGCGATCGCATCGTCCTGCTCGGCGAAAACGGCGCCGGCAAAACACGGCTCGTCAACCTCATCCGGTCTGCGATCGAAGAACCCTCCCGTGCGCCCGAAGCGCTGAAGGCGACGCCCTCGCTGGTGCTTGGCTACAGCGACCAGACGCTTGCAGGATTGTCGGATGACGAGACGCCGCTTGCCGCGCTGTCGCGTCGGTTTTCGCTCGGCGATCAGCGCGCCCGCACCCTGCTTGTCGGCGCCGGCGTCGGCGTCGACATGCAGGAAAAGCCGATCGGCCGACTGTCCGGCGGCCAGAAGGCACGCCTTGCCATGCTAGTGCTGCGGCTGAAGGAGCCCAATTTCTACCTGCTCGACGAGCCGACCAACCATCTGGACATCGAGGGTCAGGAGGCGCTCGAGGCGGAGTTGCTGAAACATGAAACGAGTTGCCTTCTCGTCTCCCACGATCGCAGCTTCGTGCGCAATGTCGGCAACCGCTTCTGGCTGATCGAAAAGCGCCGTCTCGTCGAAGTCGAGGATCCCGAAGATTTCTTCGCCTCGGCAGCTGCGAGCGAGCTGGGGTAG
- the prmC gene encoding peptide chain release factor N(5)-glutamine methyltransferase gives MAETLASLVAESRDRLLAGDIEHAALDVRHLISGLLDISLSAVVSRGREPVSEEDAARIRAAVARRLAREPVYRILGEREFFGLPLKLSKETLEPRPDTETLVDRMIPYLREAVARKGGCELIDLGTGTGAICIALLSQVLEARGTATDISQDALATATANAAGLGLADRFLPLLSNWYEKVDGRYDVIVSNPPYIRSSVVHELEPEVRLHDPAAALDGGEDGLDAYRAIASHAGHHLETNGVIGLEIGFDQKEAVTALFNAEKFRLREAAKDLGGNDRVLIFERDFNR, from the coding sequence ATGGCCGAAACGCTGGCGAGCCTTGTTGCCGAAAGTCGCGATCGCCTGCTGGCAGGCGACATCGAGCATGCGGCTCTCGACGTCCGGCATCTGATCTCTGGCCTGCTCGACATCTCGCTGAGTGCTGTCGTTTCACGGGGCAGGGAACCCGTGTCGGAGGAGGATGCCGCGCGCATCCGGGCGGCAGTTGCGCGGCGGCTGGCACGCGAACCGGTCTACCGTATTCTCGGCGAACGCGAATTTTTTGGCCTGCCGCTAAAGCTTTCGAAGGAAACGCTGGAGCCTCGCCCGGATACCGAGACGCTCGTAGATCGGATGATCCCCTATCTGCGTGAGGCGGTTGCGCGAAAGGGTGGCTGCGAGCTTATCGATCTTGGAACCGGTACCGGGGCGATTTGTATCGCGCTCCTGTCGCAGGTTCTTGAAGCCAGGGGTACGGCCACCGATATATCGCAGGACGCACTGGCAACGGCGACGGCGAATGCTGCCGGGCTCGGCCTTGCAGATCGATTCCTGCCGCTTCTCAGCAATTGGTACGAGAAGGTGGACGGTCGCTACGATGTGATCGTCTCAAATCCGCCGTATATCCGGTCCAGTGTCGTCCATGAGCTTGAGCCGGAGGTGAGACTTCACGACCCGGCCGCAGCGCTAGATGGCGGAGAAGACGGGCTTGATGCCTATCGCGCCATCGCTTCTCATGCTGGTCATCATCTTGAGACAAACGGCGTGATAGGCTTGGAAATCGGTTTCGACCAGAAAGAGGCGGTGACGGCGTTGTTTAACGCCGAAAAATTCCGTCTGCGTGAAGCGGCGAAGGATCTCGGCGGTAATGACCGCGTCCTGATCTTCGAACGCGACTTCAACCGTTGA
- a CDS encoding aspartate kinase: MARIVMKFGGTSVADLDRIHNVARHVKREVDAGHEVAVVVSAMSGKTNELVGWVQNMPKATGANSPFYDAREYDAIVASGEQVTSGLLAIALQSMGINARSWQGWQIPIRTDNAHGAARILDIDGAELVRRMGEGQVAVIAGFQGLGPDNRVATLGRGGSDTSAVAIAAGVKADRCDIYTDVDGVYTTDPRIEPKARRLKKIAFEEMLEMASLGAKVLQVRSVELAMVHKVRTFVRSSFEDPDAPGMGDLLNPPGTLICDEDEIVEQEVVTGIAYAKDEAQISLRRLADRPGVSAAIFGPLAEAHINVDMIVQNISEDGSKTDMTFTVPSGDVDKALKVLGDNKEKIGYDVVQSEAGLVKVSVIGIGMRSHAGVAASAFRALADKGINIKAITTSEIKISILIDGPYAELAVRTLHSAYGLDKS, encoded by the coding sequence ATGGCACGCATCGTGATGAAATTCGGCGGAACTTCCGTCGCTGATTTGGACCGCATCCACAATGTCGCCCGCCATGTGAAACGCGAAGTCGATGCCGGCCACGAGGTTGCCGTCGTCGTTTCCGCCATGTCCGGCAAGACCAATGAGTTGGTCGGCTGGGTACAGAACATGCCGAAGGCAACCGGCGCCAACTCGCCTTTCTACGACGCGCGCGAGTATGATGCGATCGTCGCTTCCGGCGAGCAGGTGACCTCCGGCCTTCTGGCGATCGCGCTGCAGTCGATGGGCATCAATGCCCGTTCCTGGCAGGGCTGGCAGATCCCGATCCGCACCGACAACGCCCATGGCGCAGCGCGTATCCTCGATATCGACGGCGCCGAGCTCGTCCGCCGCATGGGTGAGGGCCAGGTCGCCGTCATCGCCGGCTTCCAGGGGCTTGGGCCCGACAACCGCGTCGCCACCCTCGGTCGCGGCGGCTCCGACACCTCGGCCGTTGCGATTGCCGCCGGCGTCAAGGCCGATCGCTGCGACATCTACACCGACGTCGACGGCGTCTATACGACCGACCCGCGCATCGAGCCGAAGGCGCGGCGGCTGAAGAAGATCGCGTTCGAGGAAATGCTGGAAATGGCATCGCTCGGCGCCAAGGTGCTGCAGGTGCGCTCGGTCGAGCTCGCCATGGTGCACAAGGTCCGCACCTTCGTGCGTTCGTCTTTCGAAGATCCCGATGCGCCGGGCATGGGTGACCTTCTCAATCCGCCCGGTACGCTGATTTGTGATGAGGATGAGATCGTGGAACAGGAAGTCGTAACCGGCATTGCCTATGCCAAGGATGAAGCCCAGATTTCGCTGCGCCGTCTCGCCGACCGGCCGGGCGTATCCGCCGCGATCTTCGGGCCGCTTGCCGAAGCCCATATCAACGTCGACATGATCGTCCAGAACATTTCCGAAGACGGCTCGAAGACCGACATGACCTTCACGGTTCCGTCGGGCGACGTCGACAAGGCGCTGAAGGTGCTCGGCGACAACAAGGAAAAGATTGGCTACGACGTCGTTCAGTCCGAAGCCGGCCTCGTCAAGGTGTCGGTCATCGGCATCGGCATGCGCAGCCACGCCGGTGTTGCAGCCTCGGCCTTCCGTGCGCTCGCCGACAAGGGCATCAACATCAAGGCGATCACCACCTCCGAGATCAAGATTTCGATCCTGATCGATGGTCCCTATGCCGAATTGGCGGTTCGCACTTTGCATTCCGCTTACGGTCTCGATAAGAGTTAA